The region GTTTGCCATATTCATCCACCGAAATGCCTTCAAAAATCAGGTAGTCATCGTACTTGGGCGTAATCGGGCTGGGTTTGAAGATCGGATTCTTGATGCCGTACTTGGCCATGCCGTCTTTCACCAGATTGACCCGCAGGTGAATCCAGCCGGCCATTTCAATGGCCCCACAGAAGGTGATTTCGCCATCGCCCTGACTGAAGTGCAGGTCGCCCACGGACAGCCCCCCTTCTTTGACGTACACCGGAAAATAGATTTTCGAGCCGCGCGACAGGTCCTTGATGTCGCAGTTGCCGCCGTGTTCTCTGGGCGGGACGGTGCGCGCGGCTTCGGCACCGGCGGTCTTGGCCGCGTCTTTGTCCATACGTCCCATATGCGCGGTATCGGCATAGGGCAGCGCCGCCAACGGAGGCACCCGCTCCGGGTCGGTGTCCACCAGACCCTGCTCTCGGGTGTTCCACTCTTTCAGCATTTCCTTGGAGGGCAAACAGCCGATGAGGCCGGGGTGAATCAGACCGGCAAACTCCACACCGGGAATATGCCGGGACCTGGTGAACATGCCCTTGAAATCCCAGATGGATTTCTGCGCTTCCGGGAAGTGCTCGGTCAGAAAGCCGCCGCCATTCTGTTTGGAGAAAAAGCCGTTAAAACCCCACTGACTCTCTTCGAAGGTACCGATATCCAGGATGTCCACTTCGAGAAGATCGCCGGGCTCTGCACCTTCAACCCCGATCGGACCGGACAGAAAGTGCACCTGGGTCAGATCCACATCGCGCACATCATCGGCGCTGTCGTTATTGGCGATCTGACCGCCGGTCCAGTCGTAGCACTCGACGATAAAGTCGTCCCCGGGTTTGACCGTGGCCACCATGGGAATGTCCGGGTGCCAGCGATTGTGTACCTTGTCATTCTCGTAGGGGGTCTGGTTCAGATCGATTTTGATGATGGTTTCAGTCATGGCTTGGCTCCTGACAGGGAATGAGGCGTTGGCAATTCAAGCCGCGATGAATGCATCGCTGGCCCGTGTCCGCTC is a window of Marinimicrobium sp. C6131 DNA encoding:
- the fmdA gene encoding formamidase, translating into MTETIIKIDLNQTPYENDKVHNRWHPDIPMVATVKPGDDFIVECYDWTGGQIANNDSADDVRDVDLTQVHFLSGPIGVEGAEPGDLLEVDILDIGTFEESQWGFNGFFSKQNGGGFLTEHFPEAQKSIWDFKGMFTRSRHIPGVEFAGLIHPGLIGCLPSKEMLKEWNTREQGLVDTDPERVPPLAALPYADTAHMGRMDKDAAKTAGAEAARTVPPREHGGNCDIKDLSRGSKIYFPVYVKEGGLSVGDLHFSQGDGEITFCGAIEMAGWIHLRVNLVKDGMAKYGIKNPIFKPSPITPKYDDYLIFEGISVDEYGKQHYLDVHVAYRQACLNAIEYLTKFGYTKAQAYAILGCAPVQGHISGVVDIPNACATLWLPTDIFDIDVNPSASGPGAKVSGGMDVPLSKDKE